ACCGTGGATCTTCCACAGCTGGCAATCCGGATGGATCCGGTCCCATCCGGTCGCCTCCATTTACCTGTTCGCCTCACTGGCCCTGCTCCTGTCCGTGATCCTCGGGATTTTCGCAGGAATCGTCCGACAGAAAGAATGGTTGCGTAAATTCATCGAACGCTTCGACCTCAAGCCGTTCGAACAGCACGACATTCCCACCGCATGGGACCGCGTCTTCTCCAAGGCCGAACCCTCGTGGATCATCGTCACCTTCAAGGACCAAAGCCAGGTCACGGGCTGGTATGGCTCCGAATCCTATGTCTCCTCCGACCCGGACGAACGGGATCTGTTTATTTCCAGCACCGTGCGCACCAACGAAAAAGGCCAACTTGAGATTGCGGAGAACTCC
This genomic stretch from Puniceicoccus vermicola harbors:
- a CDS encoding DUF6338 family protein; the encoded protein is MLETFKGFLLFIVFLVPGFIFRIVEGQFAYLDKRLDWGRFALGLLARSTIVYAIVGPWIFHSWQSGWIRSHPVASIYLFASLALLLSVILGIFAGIVRQKEWLRKFIERFDLKPFEQHDIPTAWDRVFSKAEPSWIIVTFKDQSQVTGWYGSESYVSSDPDERDLFISSTVRTNEKGQLEIAENSGGVYIRIDEIKTIEFIAEPSLSHEPDTNDPEA